The following coding sequences lie in one Arachis ipaensis cultivar K30076 chromosome B03, Araip1.1, whole genome shotgun sequence genomic window:
- the LOC107630176 gene encoding UDP-glucose flavonoid 3-O-glucosyltransferase 7: protein MGKENSELHVLFFPFFANGHIIPCVDLARVFAARGVTSTIVTTTHNAPFVSRTIGKSQITLRTIKFPPPEETGLPEGCENSESALAPDKLIKFMKATVLLQHPFEQVLQELHPNCVVADMFFPWTTDSAAKFGIPRIVFHGLGFFPLCVSACIRTYKPQDKVSSYTEPFLVPNLPGDITLTKMQLPQVPRDDEVFCKLLDDSNESELKSFGVIVNSFYELEPVYADHYTKVLGRRAWSLGPVSLCKRETEEKASRGNEAGIXXXXXXXXXXXKKPNSVIYVCFGSMTTFPDAQLKEIAMGLEASNHPFIWVVSKGSKKNQEEDEKLEWLPEGFEERMEGKGLIIRSWAPQLMILEHEAVGGFVTHCGWNSTLEGVCAGVPMVTWPMYAEQFYNAMFLRDIARIGVGVGVQTWVGMMGGEPVKKEVIEKAVKRVMEGEEAERMRRRAKELGKKAKEAVEEGGSSYSQFNSLIEDLRSRAQ, encoded by the exons ATGGGCAAGGAGAACAGCGAACTCCATGTTCTTTTCTTCCCGTTCTTTGCTAACGGTCACATAATCCCATGCGTTGACTTAGCCAGAGTCTTCGCCGCAAGAGGAGTGACATCCACCATAGTCACCACCACACACAACGCACCCTTCGTCTCAAGAACCATCGGAAAATCCCAAATTACCCTCAGAACCATCAAGTTCCCGCCACCGGAGGAAACTGGCTTGCCTGAAGGATGCGAGAATTCAGAGTCGGCATTGGCACCGGATAAGCTCATCAAGTTCATGAAAGCCACCGTGCTCCTTCAACACCCATTTGAGCAAGTGCTGCAAGAACTGCATCCAAACTGTGTTGTTGCAGACATGTTCTTCCCTTGGACCACAGACTCCGCCGCCAAATTCGGGATTCCAAGGATCGTGTTCCATGGGTTGGGCTTCTTCCCCTTGTGCGTTTCCGCTTGCATCAGAACTTACAAGCCACAAGACAAGGTTTCATCCTACACAGAACCTTTCTTGGTTCCCAACCTTCCCGGCGACATAACTCTGACCAAGATGCAGTTGCCACAAGTCCCTCGAGATGACGAG GTATTCTGCAAGTTGCTTGATGATTCTAACGAATCGGAGTTGAAGAGCTTCGGTGTGATCGTCAACAGCTTCTACGAACTGGAACCAGTTTACGCCGATCATTACACCAAGGTGCTTGGTAGAAGAGCATGGTCGTTGGGTCCAGTTTCTCTATGCAAGAGGGAGACAGAGGAAAAAGCAAGCAGAGGAAACGAAGCAGGGATCGANNNNNNNNNNNNNNNNNNNNNNNNNNNNNCAAAGAAACCAAACTCCGTTATTTATGTGTGCTTTGGAAGCATGACAACGTTCCCAGACGCTCAGCTTAAAGAGATTGCTATGGGTCTAGAAGCTTCGAATCATCCATTCATCTGGGTAGTGAGTAAAGGATCAaaaaagaaccaagaagaagatgaGAAGTTAGAGTGGCTTCCAGAAGGGTTTGAAGAGAGAATGGAAGGGAAGGGGCTGATCATAAGAAGTTGGGCGCCGCAACTGATGATTCTTGAGCACGAAGCAGTTGGCGGGTTTGTTACGCATTGCGGTTGGAATTCGACGCTGGAAGGTGTTTGTGCCGGGGTGCCGATGGTGACGTGGCCGATGTATGCAGAGCAGTTTTATAATGCGATGTTTCTGAGGGACATAGCGAGGATTGGGGTTGGTGTTGGGGTTCAAACGTGGGTAGGGATGATGGGGGGCGAGCCGGTGAAGAAGGAGGTGATAGAGAAGGCGGTGAAGAGGGTAATGGAAGGTGAGGAAGCAGAGAGGATGAGGAGAAGGGCGAAGGAGCTTGGGAAGAAGGCTAAAGAAGCTGTGGAGGAAGGTGGATCGtcttattcgcaattcaactctTTGATTGAGGATTTAAGATCGCGTGCCCAATGA
- the LOC107632872 gene encoding uncharacterized protein LOC107632872 encodes MPKNFMMPSSLEPYKEIGDPRAHIKKFQSMMFFNSANNELVLCRAFHTYLDGAALLWFSKLSAGSISSFEELARSFIDYFATVQIYVHGSDYLGTIRQGPQESIKDYMTRFAEPTIEIPNLDPAVHLHTLKAGLRPGKFWETIAVTKPKTLEEFRERAAGQMEIEELREAKRIERKQPRKEEDRTIRLTNNKEARKPFKLTPKSDNYTRFNTKRENIIKEILNAKIIKPPAQAGSYQDQRFVDRNKHCAFHQRYGHTTDECVIPKDLLERLARQGLLDEYIEGRKHKENGRDREERQQTSGSKEDNKWPNTTPPKEIINCISGGFAGGGETISA; translated from the coding sequence ATGCCAAAAAACTTCATGATGCCTTCCTCGCTCGAGCCATATAAGGAGATTGGTGACCCCCGGGCTCATATTAAAAAGTTTCAATCCATGATGTTTTTTAACAGCGCTAACAATGAGCTTGTTCTTTGCAGAGCTTTTCATACTTACCTTGACGGAGCTGCACTACTTTGGTTTTCTAAACTATCTGCAGGGTCAATTTCTTCATTTGAAGAGCTGGCGAGGTCTTTCATCGACTACTTTGCAACTGTGCAGATATACGTGCACGGATCAGATTACCTCGGTACAATCCGCCAAGGTCCACAAGAAAGCATAAAAGACTACATGACTAGATTCGCTGAACCAACCATAGAGATACCAAATCTGGACCCTGCAGTCCACCTACACACTCTTAAGGCAGGCCTTCGACCCGGTAAGTTCTGGGAAACGATCGCGGTCACCAAGCCAAAGACATTAGAGGAATTCCGAGAAAGGGCGGCTGGACAGATGGAGATCGAAGAGCTCCGTGAAGCCAAAAGAATAGaaagaaagcaaccaaggaaggAGGAAGACAGAACCATAAGGTTGACAAATAATAAAGAAGCAAGAAAGCCATTCAAGCTCACTCCAAAATCCGACAATTATACCAGATTCAACACAAAGAGAGAAAACATAATCAAAGAAATTCTCAACGCCAAAATTATAAAGCCTCCAGCTCAGGCAGGGAGTTACCAGGATCAACGATTTGTAGACAGAAACAAACATTGTGCCTTTCATCAGAGATATGGGCACACGACTGACGAATGTGTGATACCAAAAGACTTGTTGGAAAGATTAGCTCGGCAAGGCCTCTTGGACGAATACATCGAGGGAAGAAAGCATAAAGAAAATGGTCGGGACCGAGAAGAACGCCAACAAACATCGGGAAGCAAGGAAGACAATAAATGGCCAAACACTACTCCACCAAAGGAAATCATAAACTGCATATCTGGAGGATTCGCCGGGGGAGGTGAAACAATCTCGGCGTGA
- the LOC107632869 gene encoding golgin candidate 1-like isoform X1: protein MAHWLKAAEDLFEVVDRRAKSVVTDLSDEQSNFNSPASTGQGSHGKRRKSKSKAQKGKSKNSSPTNTDTTKEKGNTPEAPADHAVENDGSAFTPTNQPIKDNVEAFDTAPEATTTVIANGEPGKENALDMPKEYPSPDTKGIEGSTEDKPTNAEQVIKNENLDSDVNMDQERTKSVANDKSSNRGGDTIIQDADIKAESFVNRSTQENHKTDISPKKLQDQLDQAQGLLKAAKSTGQSNEARLARVCAGLSSSLQEYKSGNVELEKLLSAERELNKSFEVHIEQLQKDLSQNKREVAKVESNMAEALAAKNSEIEALLSSIDAVKKQAALSEENIASLQANMESMMKNRDQIETRMMQALREELAFAERRAEEEHAAHNATKMAFMEKEVKLEQRAIEAATALARIQRIADERTLKATELEQKVVLLEVECAFLNQELQDIGDRVRREQKKSPEEANQVIQAWQEETERAYRSQREAENKISSIEAELQKMRVEMAAMKRDAEHYSRQEHVELEKRYRELTDLLYYKQTQLEAMSSEKAAAEFQLQKEYKRLQEAQAETEKNRISRRPSSSWEEDTEMKTLEPLPLHNRHLVGASIQLQKAVKLLDSGAVRATRFLWRYPTARVGLFFYLVFVHLFLMYLLHCLQEQAHNLDAREVAKSLGLSDPNYRD from the exons ATGGCACACTGGCTCAAAGCCGCTGAAG ATTTATTTGAAGTTGTGGATCGAAGAGCGAAATCTGTTGTCACTGATTTATCAGATGAACAATCTAATTTTAATTCTCCAG CTTCTACTGGGCAAGGATCACATGGCAAGAGAAGGAAATCAAAATCCAAG GCTCAAAAGGGAAAATCTAAAAACTCATCTCCTACAAATACTGATACTACCAAAGAGAAAGGTAACACACCAGAAGCACCGGCTGATCATGCAGTAGAAAACGATGGGAGTGCTTTCACTCCTACAAATCAACCAATCAAAGACAATGTAGAGGCATTTGATACTGCTCCTGAAGCTACCACCACTGTTATCGCTAATGGGGAGCCCGGCAAAGAGAATGCTCTAGACATGCCTAAGGAGTATCCTTCTCCGGATACCAAAGGAATTGAAGGCTCCACTGAAGACAAACCCACTAATGCTGAACAAGTTATCAAGAATGAGAATTTGGATTCCGATGTGAATATGGATCAAGAGAGAACTAAATCTGTGGCCAATGACAAAAGTTCCAATCGTGGTGGTGACACTATAATTCAAGATGCTGATATCAAAGCTGAATCTTTTGTCAATAGAAGCACTCAAGAAAATCATAAAACTGACATTTCTCCGAAGAAACTACAGGATCAACTTGATCAGGCTCAAGGACTACTCAAAGCAGCAAAATCTACTGGTCAGTCCAATGAGGCAAGGTTAGCTAGG GTTTGTGCTGGACTATCATCTAGTCTTCAGGAATACAAATCTGGAAATGTAGAGTTAGAAAAACTGCTTAGTGCAGAG AGAGAACTGAATAAATCATTTGAAGTTCACATAGAACAGCTACAGAAGGATTTGTCTCAAAATAAAAGGGAAGTAGCAAAAGTTGAATCAAACATGGCTGAAGCCTTGGCTGCAAAAAATTCTGAAATTGAGGCACTTCTTAGTTCGATTGATGCAGTAAAGAAGCAGGCTGCATTATCAGAAGAAAATATAGCTTCCCTTCAG GCAAACATGGAGTCTATGATGAAAAACCGAGATCAAATAGAGACAAGAATGATGCAG GCTCTAAGAGAGGAACTAGCATTTGCTGAGCGAAGAGCAGAAGAAGAGCATGCAGCACATAATGCTACCAAAATG GCTTTTATGGAAAAAGAAGTGAAATTGGAGCAGAGAGCTATTGAGGCAGCTACAGCTCTTGCAAGGATACAG AGAATAGCAGATGAGAGGACCTTGAAGGCCACAGAATTGGAGCAGAAGGTGGTACTTCTTGAG GTTGAGTGTGCATTCCTAAATCAAGAATTGCAAGATATTGGAGATCGCGTGCGCCGTGAACAAAAGAAGTCACCAGAAGAGGCAAATCAAGTAATTCAG GCATGGCAGGAAGAAACAGAGCGAGCATATAGGAGTCAGAGAGAAGCTGAAAACAAGATTTCTTCAATAGAG GCTGAGCTGCAAAAGATGAGAGTGGAAATGGCAGCCATGAAGAGGGATGCTGAGCATTACTCCCGTCAG GAGCATGTGGAATTGGAGAAACGCTATCGCGAACTTACGGACCTTTTG TACTATAAACAGACACAATTAGAAGCCATGAGCAGCGAAAAAGCTGCCGCTGAGTTTCAATTGCAGAAAGAATATAAGCGTCTACAAGAAGCACAG GCTGAGACTGAAAAAAATAGAATTTCTCGTCGACCATCTTCATCTTGGGAAGAAGATACTGAAATGAAAACCCTCGA GCCACTTCCTTTGCATAATCGCCATTTGGTTGGGGCAAGCATTCAG TTGCAGAAAGCGGTGAAACTATTAGATTCAGGAGCCGTAAGGGCCACAAGATTTCTCTGGCGTTATCCAACGGCTCGAGTTGGTCTATTTTTCTATCTG GTGTTTGTACATCTCTTCTTGATGTATCTCTTGCATTGCCTTCAG GAGCAAGCTCACAATTTGGATGCTAGAGAGGTTGCAAAATCTTTGGGACTCTCTGACCCGAATTACCGTGACTAA
- the LOC107632869 gene encoding golgin candidate 1-like isoform X2: protein MAHWLKAAEDLFEVVDRRAKSVVTDLSDEQSNFNSPASTGQGSHGKRRKSKSKAQKGKSKNSSPTNTDTTKEKGNTPEAPADHAVENDGSAFTPTNQPIKDNVEAFDTAPEATTTVIANGEPGKENALDMPKEYPSPDTKGIEGSTEDKPTNAEQVIKNENLDSDVNMDQERTKSVANDKSSNRGGDTIIQDADIKAESFVNRSTQENHKTDISPKKLQDQLDQAQGLLKAAKSTGQSNEARLARVCAGLSSSLQEYKSGNVELEKLLSAERELNKSFEVHIEQLQKDLSQNKREVAKVESNMAEALAAKNSEIEALLSSIDAVKKQAALSEENIASLQANMESMMKNRDQIETRMMQALREELAFAERRAEEEHAAHNATKMAFMEKEVKLEQRAIEAATALARIQRIADERTLKATELEQKVVLLEVECAFLNQELQDIGDRVRREQKKSPEEANQVIQAWQEETERAYRSQREAENKISSIEAELQKMRVEMAAMKRDAEHYSRQEHVELEKRYRELTDLLYYKQTQLEAMSSEKAAAEFQLQKEYKRLQEAQAETEKNRISRRPSSSWEEDTEMKTLEPLPLHNRHLVGASIQVLCW from the exons ATGGCACACTGGCTCAAAGCCGCTGAAG ATTTATTTGAAGTTGTGGATCGAAGAGCGAAATCTGTTGTCACTGATTTATCAGATGAACAATCTAATTTTAATTCTCCAG CTTCTACTGGGCAAGGATCACATGGCAAGAGAAGGAAATCAAAATCCAAG GCTCAAAAGGGAAAATCTAAAAACTCATCTCCTACAAATACTGATACTACCAAAGAGAAAGGTAACACACCAGAAGCACCGGCTGATCATGCAGTAGAAAACGATGGGAGTGCTTTCACTCCTACAAATCAACCAATCAAAGACAATGTAGAGGCATTTGATACTGCTCCTGAAGCTACCACCACTGTTATCGCTAATGGGGAGCCCGGCAAAGAGAATGCTCTAGACATGCCTAAGGAGTATCCTTCTCCGGATACCAAAGGAATTGAAGGCTCCACTGAAGACAAACCCACTAATGCTGAACAAGTTATCAAGAATGAGAATTTGGATTCCGATGTGAATATGGATCAAGAGAGAACTAAATCTGTGGCCAATGACAAAAGTTCCAATCGTGGTGGTGACACTATAATTCAAGATGCTGATATCAAAGCTGAATCTTTTGTCAATAGAAGCACTCAAGAAAATCATAAAACTGACATTTCTCCGAAGAAACTACAGGATCAACTTGATCAGGCTCAAGGACTACTCAAAGCAGCAAAATCTACTGGTCAGTCCAATGAGGCAAGGTTAGCTAGG GTTTGTGCTGGACTATCATCTAGTCTTCAGGAATACAAATCTGGAAATGTAGAGTTAGAAAAACTGCTTAGTGCAGAG AGAGAACTGAATAAATCATTTGAAGTTCACATAGAACAGCTACAGAAGGATTTGTCTCAAAATAAAAGGGAAGTAGCAAAAGTTGAATCAAACATGGCTGAAGCCTTGGCTGCAAAAAATTCTGAAATTGAGGCACTTCTTAGTTCGATTGATGCAGTAAAGAAGCAGGCTGCATTATCAGAAGAAAATATAGCTTCCCTTCAG GCAAACATGGAGTCTATGATGAAAAACCGAGATCAAATAGAGACAAGAATGATGCAG GCTCTAAGAGAGGAACTAGCATTTGCTGAGCGAAGAGCAGAAGAAGAGCATGCAGCACATAATGCTACCAAAATG GCTTTTATGGAAAAAGAAGTGAAATTGGAGCAGAGAGCTATTGAGGCAGCTACAGCTCTTGCAAGGATACAG AGAATAGCAGATGAGAGGACCTTGAAGGCCACAGAATTGGAGCAGAAGGTGGTACTTCTTGAG GTTGAGTGTGCATTCCTAAATCAAGAATTGCAAGATATTGGAGATCGCGTGCGCCGTGAACAAAAGAAGTCACCAGAAGAGGCAAATCAAGTAATTCAG GCATGGCAGGAAGAAACAGAGCGAGCATATAGGAGTCAGAGAGAAGCTGAAAACAAGATTTCTTCAATAGAG GCTGAGCTGCAAAAGATGAGAGTGGAAATGGCAGCCATGAAGAGGGATGCTGAGCATTACTCCCGTCAG GAGCATGTGGAATTGGAGAAACGCTATCGCGAACTTACGGACCTTTTG TACTATAAACAGACACAATTAGAAGCCATGAGCAGCGAAAAAGCTGCCGCTGAGTTTCAATTGCAGAAAGAATATAAGCGTCTACAAGAAGCACAG GCTGAGACTGAAAAAAATAGAATTTCTCGTCGACCATCTTCATCTTGGGAAGAAGATACTGAAATGAAAACCCTCGA GCCACTTCCTTTGCATAATCGCCATTTGGTTGGGGCAAGCATTCAGGTATTATGTTGGTAA
- the LOC107632868 gene encoding probably inactive leucine-rich repeat receptor-like protein kinase IMK2, which produces MTLTVNYCNGTIYAYFCFPNSNVIATAAALGYRAPELSKLKKANTKSDIYSYGVILLEILTGKSPGETRNGLDLPQWVASIVKEEWTNEVFDSDLMRDKASSSTVNDELLNTLKLALHCVDPTPSPRPEAHQILQQLEEIRPELPPVSPGEESWHHV; this is translated from the exons ATGACGTTAACAGTTAACTATTGCAACGGGACAATCTATGCTTACTTCTGCTTCC CTAATTCCAATGTGATAGCTACGGCTGCAGCACTAGGATATCGCGCGCCTGAGCTCTCGAAACTCAAGAAGGCTAACACAAAATCTGATATATACAGCTATGGTGTGATCTTGCTGGAAATCTTGACAGGAAAGTCACCTGGTGAAACTAGGAATGGCTTGGATTTGCCTCAGTGGGTTGCTTCTATTGTCAAAGAAGAGTGGACAAATGAGGTTTTCGATTCGGATTTGATGAGGGACAAGGCATCATCCTCAACAGTTAATGATGAGTTGCTTAACACCTTGAAGCTTGCTTTGCACTGCGTTGATCCTACACCGTCACCACGGCCGGAAGCTCACCAAATTCTCCAGCAGCTAGAAGAGATTAGACCAGAGTTACCACCAGTTAGCCCTGGAGAAgagtcttggcatcatgtttag